From the genome of Bactrocera oleae isolate idBacOlea1 chromosome 2, idBacOlea1, whole genome shotgun sequence, one region includes:
- the Nph gene encoding nucleoplasmin-like protein, which translates to MEREEFYGVTLSEKEPLAQYEMEEPTTTAEDQKLVIKQICLGAEAKDGEFNVVQVETRINQKETLKIPIAVLKAGETRVLRPNVEFLNTSVTFKLIQGTGPVHMYGQNLYGQNLYGQNSVEEYGEAPWSENEEIDDDDDDEYDGEASPPPQTNGKNGHKRK; encoded by the exons ATGGAGCGAGAAGAATTCTACG GAGTGACGCTTAGCGAAAAGGAACCTTTGGCGCAATATGAAATGGAAGAGCCAACTACTACCGCCGAAGACCAAAAATTGGTAATCAAGCAGATTTGTCTTGGTGCTGAAGCTAAAGACGGTGAATTCAATGTAGTACAG gttGAAACAAGAATTAATCAAAAAGAGACCTTAAAAATACCAATTGCGGTGCTTAAAGCTGGAGAAACACGCGTTTTACGTCCCAATGTAGAATTCCTGAATACTTCAGTGACATTTAAGCTAATTCAAGGGACAGGGCCCGTTCATATGTATGGTCAAAATTTATATGGTCAGAATTTGTACGGTCAAAACTCTGTCGAGGAGTATGGTGAAGCCCCTTGGTCtgaaaatgaagaaattgatgatgatgatgatgatgaataCGATGGAGAAGCGTCACCGCCACCACAAACTAATGGAAAAAATGGTCATAAAAGAAAATGA
- the Tace gene encoding ADAM 17-like protease isoform X3, with the protein MTTIFRGFHGNCALLVILLIIFLQNASTLHRTLRHYEVLRSEDCRHKIIKRGIKQSSHPYNVIKEVEFKTLGKNFRLILHPHREVLHSKFKAYNVDGDGNKTVVHLDHDSFFTGRVFGELESSVRAQIDDGLMTMSIHLPDETYHIEPSWRHLPRSAEKTMVAYKVSDVKLNWNKHGNGPPGGQMPCGYVKEGLDLETNDGTDEDMDGDYKQTHMLNSDDISKSRKKRQADQYEYTPTKTRCPLLLVADYRFFQEMGGGNTKTTINYLISLIDRVHKIYNDTVWQDRTDQEGFKGMGFVIKKIVVHSEPTRLRGGEAHYNMIREKWDVRNLLEVFSREYSHKDFCLAHLFTDLKFEGGILGLAYVGSPRRNSVGGICTPEYFKNGYTLYLNSGLSSSRNHYGQRVITREADLVTAHEFGHNWGSEHDPDIPECSPSASQGGSFLMYTYSVSGYDVNNKKFSPCSLRSIRKVLQAKSGRCFSEPEESFCGNLRVEGDEQCDAGLLGTEDNDACCDKNCKLRRNQGAMCSDKNSPCCQNCQFMPAGMNCRDAQYATCEQEARCSGTHAECPKSPPMADGTICQERGQCRNGKCIPYCETQGLQSCMCDIIQDACKRCCRMSINETCFPVEPADMLPDGTPCIQGFCNKGVCEKTIQDVVERFWDIIEEININRVLRFLKDNIVMAVVVITSIFWIPVSCVISYFDRKKLRHEMKQLEWSSKLDLIHPSDRRRVIHIRVPRQKISVSRM; encoded by the exons ATGACAACAATTTTTAGAGGTTTTCATGGAAATTGTGCTTTATtggtaattttattaataatttttcttcagaATGCAT CAACACTACATAGAACTTTGCGACATTATGAAGTACTTCGCAGTGAAGACTGTAGACACAAAATTATTAAGCGCGGAATTAAACAGAGCTCACACCCGTATAACGTGATCAAGGAGGTAGAGTTTAAGACTTTGGGTAAAAATTTTCGACTTATATTACACCCGCACCGTGAGGTATTACATAGCAAATTTAAAGCATACAATGTAGACGGCGACGGTAACAAGACAGTGGTGCATTTAG ATCATGATAGCTTTTTTACGGGACGAGTATTTGGTGAATTAGAATCATCCGTAAGAGCGCAAATAGATGATGGCTTAATGACAATGTCCATACATCTGCCGGACGAAACATATCACATTGAGCCATCGTGGAGACACTTGCCACGTTCGGCAGAGAAGACGATGGTAGCTTATAAAGTTTCTGATGTGAAGTTAAATTGGAATAAGCATGGGAATGGTCCTCCTGGCGGACAAATGCCATGTGGATATGTTAAAGAAGGTTTAG ATTTGGAAACCAATGATGGGACAGATGAAGATATGGATGGCGATTATAAGCAAACACATATGTTAAATAGCGATGATATTTCGAAATCTCGTAAAAAGCGACAGGCTGATCAGTATGAATACACACCTACAAAAACTCGTTGCCCACTTttgcttgtggccgattatcgTTTTTTTCAAGAGATGGGAGGAGGAAATACAAAAACCACAATAAATTACTTG ATAAGTCTGATAGATCGGGTGCACAAAATATACAACGATACTGTATGGCAGGATCGAACG gatCAGGAAGGCTTTAAGGGTATGGGGTTTGTGATAAAGAAAATAGTTGTGCATTCTGAACCGACGCGGCTGCGAGGCGGAGAAGCCCATTACAATATGATTCGTGAAAAGTGGGATGTGCGCAATCTACTAGAG GTGTTTTCAAGAGAATATAGCCATAAAGATTTTTGTTTAGCACATCTTTTTACTGATCTAAAATTCGAAGGTGGTATTCTGGGCTTGGCTTATGTGGGTTCTCCTCGGCGTAATTCCGTTGGTGGAATTTGTACACCAG aatatttcaaaaatggcTACACCCTGTACTTAAACTCGGGATTAAGTAGCTCTCGAAATCACTATGGACAGCGAGTTATAACACGTGAAGCCGATTTAGTGACAGCACATGAGTTTGGCCATAATTGGGGGTCTGAGCACGATCCAGATATACCAGAATGCTCACCAAGTGCCTCACAAGGTGGAAGTTTTCTCATGTATACATATTCTGTCAGCGGATATGATGTTAATAATAAG aAATTCTCGCCGTGCTCTCTGCGTTCGATACGCAAAGTTTTGCAAGCAAAATCGGGGCGTTGTTTCTCGGAACCCGAAGAATCATTCTGCGGTAACTTGCGAGTTGAAGGCGATGAACAGTGTGACGCCGGTTTGCTTGGTACCGAAGACAATGACGCTTGCTGTGATAAGAACTGCAAATTGCGTCGGAACCAGGGTGCAATGTGTAGCGATAAAAATTCGCCTTGCTGCCAAAACTGCCAATTCATGCCGGCTGGAATGAACTGTCGGGACGCCCAGTATGCCACCTGTGAGCAGGAGGCACGCTGTTCGGGCACTCATGCCGAATGTCCGAAATCTCCGCCAATGGCCGACGGAACAATATGTCAAGAGCGAGGCCAATGCAGAAACGGTAAATGCATACCATATTGTGAGACTCAGGGTTTGCAGAGCTGTATGTGCGACATTATACAAGATGCTTGCAAAcg TTGCTGCCGCATGAGCATAAACGAAACCTGCTTTCCAGTGGAGCCTGCCGATATGTTACCCGATGGCACTCCTTGCATACAAGGATTCTGCAACAAG GGTGTGTGTGAAAAAACGATTCAAGATGTTGTAGAACGCTTTTGGGATATTATCGAAGAGATAAATATCAATCGCGTTTTACGTTTTTTAAAAGACAATATTGTCA TGGCTGTCGTAGTTATCACTTCAATATTTTGGATTCCCGTCAGCTGTGTAATTTCATACTTTGACCGTAAAAAACTGCGCCACGAAATGAAACAGTTGGAATGGAGTAGTAAACTGGATTTAATTCATCCTAGCGATCGCCGGCGAGTTATACACATCAG AGTGCCGCGTCAAAAAATATCTGTGTCGCGAATGTAA
- the Tace gene encoding ADAM 17-like protease isoform X2: MTTIFRGFHGNCALLVILLIIFLQNASTLHRTLRHYEVLRSEDCRHKIIKRGIKQSSHPYNVIKEVEFKTLGKNFRLILHPHREVLHSKFKAYNVDGDGNKTVVHLDHDSFFTGRVFGELESSVRAQIDDGLMTMSIHLPDETYHIEPSWRHLPRSAEKTMVAYKVSDVKLNWNKHGNGPPGGQMPCGYVKEGLDLETNDGTDEDMDGDYKQTHMLNSDDISKSRKKRQADQYEYTPTKTRCPLLLVADYRFFQEMGGGNTKTTINYLISLIDRVHKIYNDTVWQDRTEGFKGMGFVIKKIVVHSEPTRLRGGEAHYNMIREKWDVRNLLEVFSREYSHKDFCLAHLFTDLKFEGGILGLAYVGSPRRNSVGGICTPEYFKNGYTLYLNSGLSSSRNHYGQRVITREADLVTAHEFGHNWGSEHDPDIPECSPSASQGGSFLMYTYSVSGYDVNNKKFSPCSLRSIRKVLQAKSGRCFSEPEESFCGNLRVEGDEQCDAGLLGTEDNDACCDKNCKLRRNQGAMCSDKNSPCCQNCQFMPAGMNCRDAQYATCEQEARCSGTHAECPKSPPMADGTICQERGQCRNGKCIPYCETQGLQSCMCDIIQDACKRCCRMSINETCFPVEPADMLPDGTPCIQGFCNKGVCEKTIQDVVERFWDIIEEININRVLRFLKDNIVMAVVVITSIFWIPVSCVISYFDRKKLRHEMKQLEWSSKLDLIHPSDRRRVIHIRCVCARAGAPRSACKSN, encoded by the exons ATGACAACAATTTTTAGAGGTTTTCATGGAAATTGTGCTTTATtggtaattttattaataatttttcttcagaATGCAT CAACACTACATAGAACTTTGCGACATTATGAAGTACTTCGCAGTGAAGACTGTAGACACAAAATTATTAAGCGCGGAATTAAACAGAGCTCACACCCGTATAACGTGATCAAGGAGGTAGAGTTTAAGACTTTGGGTAAAAATTTTCGACTTATATTACACCCGCACCGTGAGGTATTACATAGCAAATTTAAAGCATACAATGTAGACGGCGACGGTAACAAGACAGTGGTGCATTTAG ATCATGATAGCTTTTTTACGGGACGAGTATTTGGTGAATTAGAATCATCCGTAAGAGCGCAAATAGATGATGGCTTAATGACAATGTCCATACATCTGCCGGACGAAACATATCACATTGAGCCATCGTGGAGACACTTGCCACGTTCGGCAGAGAAGACGATGGTAGCTTATAAAGTTTCTGATGTGAAGTTAAATTGGAATAAGCATGGGAATGGTCCTCCTGGCGGACAAATGCCATGTGGATATGTTAAAGAAGGTTTAG ATTTGGAAACCAATGATGGGACAGATGAAGATATGGATGGCGATTATAAGCAAACACATATGTTAAATAGCGATGATATTTCGAAATCTCGTAAAAAGCGACAGGCTGATCAGTATGAATACACACCTACAAAAACTCGTTGCCCACTTttgcttgtggccgattatcgTTTTTTTCAAGAGATGGGAGGAGGAAATACAAAAACCACAATAAATTACTTG ATAAGTCTGATAGATCGGGTGCACAAAATATACAACGATACTGTATGGCAGGATCGAACG GAAGGCTTTAAGGGTATGGGGTTTGTGATAAAGAAAATAGTTGTGCATTCTGAACCGACGCGGCTGCGAGGCGGAGAAGCCCATTACAATATGATTCGTGAAAAGTGGGATGTGCGCAATCTACTAGAG GTGTTTTCAAGAGAATATAGCCATAAAGATTTTTGTTTAGCACATCTTTTTACTGATCTAAAATTCGAAGGTGGTATTCTGGGCTTGGCTTATGTGGGTTCTCCTCGGCGTAATTCCGTTGGTGGAATTTGTACACCAG aatatttcaaaaatggcTACACCCTGTACTTAAACTCGGGATTAAGTAGCTCTCGAAATCACTATGGACAGCGAGTTATAACACGTGAAGCCGATTTAGTGACAGCACATGAGTTTGGCCATAATTGGGGGTCTGAGCACGATCCAGATATACCAGAATGCTCACCAAGTGCCTCACAAGGTGGAAGTTTTCTCATGTATACATATTCTGTCAGCGGATATGATGTTAATAATAAG aAATTCTCGCCGTGCTCTCTGCGTTCGATACGCAAAGTTTTGCAAGCAAAATCGGGGCGTTGTTTCTCGGAACCCGAAGAATCATTCTGCGGTAACTTGCGAGTTGAAGGCGATGAACAGTGTGACGCCGGTTTGCTTGGTACCGAAGACAATGACGCTTGCTGTGATAAGAACTGCAAATTGCGTCGGAACCAGGGTGCAATGTGTAGCGATAAAAATTCGCCTTGCTGCCAAAACTGCCAATTCATGCCGGCTGGAATGAACTGTCGGGACGCCCAGTATGCCACCTGTGAGCAGGAGGCACGCTGTTCGGGCACTCATGCCGAATGTCCGAAATCTCCGCCAATGGCCGACGGAACAATATGTCAAGAGCGAGGCCAATGCAGAAACGGTAAATGCATACCATATTGTGAGACTCAGGGTTTGCAGAGCTGTATGTGCGACATTATACAAGATGCTTGCAAAcg TTGCTGCCGCATGAGCATAAACGAAACCTGCTTTCCAGTGGAGCCTGCCGATATGTTACCCGATGGCACTCCTTGCATACAAGGATTCTGCAACAAG GGTGTGTGTGAAAAAACGATTCAAGATGTTGTAGAACGCTTTTGGGATATTATCGAAGAGATAAATATCAATCGCGTTTTACGTTTTTTAAAAGACAATATTGTCA TGGCTGTCGTAGTTATCACTTCAATATTTTGGATTCCCGTCAGCTGTGTAATTTCATACTTTGACCGTAAAAAACTGCGCCACGAAATGAAACAGTTGGAATGGAGTAGTAAACTGGATTTAATTCATCCTAGCGATCGCCGGCGAGTTATACACATCAGGTGCGTGTGCGCGCGCGCGGGTGCACCCCGGTCAGCATGCAAAAGCAATTAA
- the Tace gene encoding ADAM 17-like protease isoform X1: MTTIFRGFHGNCALLVILLIIFLQNASTLHRTLRHYEVLRSEDCRHKIIKRGIKQSSHPYNVIKEVEFKTLGKNFRLILHPHREVLHSKFKAYNVDGDGNKTVVHLDHDSFFTGRVFGELESSVRAQIDDGLMTMSIHLPDETYHIEPSWRHLPRSAEKTMVAYKVSDVKLNWNKHGNGPPGGQMPCGYVKEGLDLETNDGTDEDMDGDYKQTHMLNSDDISKSRKKRQADQYEYTPTKTRCPLLLVADYRFFQEMGGGNTKTTINYLISLIDRVHKIYNDTVWQDRTDQEGFKGMGFVIKKIVVHSEPTRLRGGEAHYNMIREKWDVRNLLEVFSREYSHKDFCLAHLFTDLKFEGGILGLAYVGSPRRNSVGGICTPEYFKNGYTLYLNSGLSSSRNHYGQRVITREADLVTAHEFGHNWGSEHDPDIPECSPSASQGGSFLMYTYSVSGYDVNNKKFSPCSLRSIRKVLQAKSGRCFSEPEESFCGNLRVEGDEQCDAGLLGTEDNDACCDKNCKLRRNQGAMCSDKNSPCCQNCQFMPAGMNCRDAQYATCEQEARCSGTHAECPKSPPMADGTICQERGQCRNGKCIPYCETQGLQSCMCDIIQDACKRCCRMSINETCFPVEPADMLPDGTPCIQGFCNKGVCEKTIQDVVERFWDIIEEININRVLRFLKDNIVMAVVVITSIFWIPVSCVISYFDRKKLRHEMKQLEWSSKLDLIHPSDRRRVIHIRCVCARAGAPRSACKSN; encoded by the exons ATGACAACAATTTTTAGAGGTTTTCATGGAAATTGTGCTTTATtggtaattttattaataatttttcttcagaATGCAT CAACACTACATAGAACTTTGCGACATTATGAAGTACTTCGCAGTGAAGACTGTAGACACAAAATTATTAAGCGCGGAATTAAACAGAGCTCACACCCGTATAACGTGATCAAGGAGGTAGAGTTTAAGACTTTGGGTAAAAATTTTCGACTTATATTACACCCGCACCGTGAGGTATTACATAGCAAATTTAAAGCATACAATGTAGACGGCGACGGTAACAAGACAGTGGTGCATTTAG ATCATGATAGCTTTTTTACGGGACGAGTATTTGGTGAATTAGAATCATCCGTAAGAGCGCAAATAGATGATGGCTTAATGACAATGTCCATACATCTGCCGGACGAAACATATCACATTGAGCCATCGTGGAGACACTTGCCACGTTCGGCAGAGAAGACGATGGTAGCTTATAAAGTTTCTGATGTGAAGTTAAATTGGAATAAGCATGGGAATGGTCCTCCTGGCGGACAAATGCCATGTGGATATGTTAAAGAAGGTTTAG ATTTGGAAACCAATGATGGGACAGATGAAGATATGGATGGCGATTATAAGCAAACACATATGTTAAATAGCGATGATATTTCGAAATCTCGTAAAAAGCGACAGGCTGATCAGTATGAATACACACCTACAAAAACTCGTTGCCCACTTttgcttgtggccgattatcgTTTTTTTCAAGAGATGGGAGGAGGAAATACAAAAACCACAATAAATTACTTG ATAAGTCTGATAGATCGGGTGCACAAAATATACAACGATACTGTATGGCAGGATCGAACG gatCAGGAAGGCTTTAAGGGTATGGGGTTTGTGATAAAGAAAATAGTTGTGCATTCTGAACCGACGCGGCTGCGAGGCGGAGAAGCCCATTACAATATGATTCGTGAAAAGTGGGATGTGCGCAATCTACTAGAG GTGTTTTCAAGAGAATATAGCCATAAAGATTTTTGTTTAGCACATCTTTTTACTGATCTAAAATTCGAAGGTGGTATTCTGGGCTTGGCTTATGTGGGTTCTCCTCGGCGTAATTCCGTTGGTGGAATTTGTACACCAG aatatttcaaaaatggcTACACCCTGTACTTAAACTCGGGATTAAGTAGCTCTCGAAATCACTATGGACAGCGAGTTATAACACGTGAAGCCGATTTAGTGACAGCACATGAGTTTGGCCATAATTGGGGGTCTGAGCACGATCCAGATATACCAGAATGCTCACCAAGTGCCTCACAAGGTGGAAGTTTTCTCATGTATACATATTCTGTCAGCGGATATGATGTTAATAATAAG aAATTCTCGCCGTGCTCTCTGCGTTCGATACGCAAAGTTTTGCAAGCAAAATCGGGGCGTTGTTTCTCGGAACCCGAAGAATCATTCTGCGGTAACTTGCGAGTTGAAGGCGATGAACAGTGTGACGCCGGTTTGCTTGGTACCGAAGACAATGACGCTTGCTGTGATAAGAACTGCAAATTGCGTCGGAACCAGGGTGCAATGTGTAGCGATAAAAATTCGCCTTGCTGCCAAAACTGCCAATTCATGCCGGCTGGAATGAACTGTCGGGACGCCCAGTATGCCACCTGTGAGCAGGAGGCACGCTGTTCGGGCACTCATGCCGAATGTCCGAAATCTCCGCCAATGGCCGACGGAACAATATGTCAAGAGCGAGGCCAATGCAGAAACGGTAAATGCATACCATATTGTGAGACTCAGGGTTTGCAGAGCTGTATGTGCGACATTATACAAGATGCTTGCAAAcg TTGCTGCCGCATGAGCATAAACGAAACCTGCTTTCCAGTGGAGCCTGCCGATATGTTACCCGATGGCACTCCTTGCATACAAGGATTCTGCAACAAG GGTGTGTGTGAAAAAACGATTCAAGATGTTGTAGAACGCTTTTGGGATATTATCGAAGAGATAAATATCAATCGCGTTTTACGTTTTTTAAAAGACAATATTGTCA TGGCTGTCGTAGTTATCACTTCAATATTTTGGATTCCCGTCAGCTGTGTAATTTCATACTTTGACCGTAAAAAACTGCGCCACGAAATGAAACAGTTGGAATGGAGTAGTAAACTGGATTTAATTCATCCTAGCGATCGCCGGCGAGTTATACACATCAGGTGCGTGTGCGCGCGCGCGGGTGCACCCCGGTCAGCATGCAAAAGCAATTAA